One genomic region from Glaciimonas sp. PAMC28666 encodes:
- the pbpC gene encoding penicillin-binding protein 1C, translating to MSKAILYPRWRQASQAIRRFVLASLLLACGATSVHALQTFTQVKHEFRSSEASLLDRKGALLQQIRLNPNERRLSWVGIEDVSPALRNALIASEDRHFYQHSGVDWNAVAAAAWGNLWNSKTRGASTITMQLAGLLDDDLRRRNAPRTISQKMSQVVVAQLLEHRWRKDQILEAYLNLVSFRGELVGMHALSRVLFDKHPSGLDQREAAIAVALIRGPNATPARVAERACRILTDQNAAAECKGLAGFTLLALARTGSNSEVIVTTTAPQLAPHLARKLLKIPGQSVRSTLDAGVQRFANDALRRQMASLVERNIEDGAIIVIDNASGDVLAWVGSSGSFSNAANVDGVVALRQAGSTLKPFLYEIAIEKKWMTAASILNDAPINLPTASGLYIPQNYDKQFKGLVSVRTALGSSLNIPAVRTLVTVTPTTFFDRLQRLGFGLRESGDFYGYSLALGSADVSLLALTNAYRALANQGRYSGIRTALADAPVQMRKVMSPDASFIIGDILSDRGARSRTFGLENALSTRVWAAVKTGTSKDMRDNWAVGYSDRYTVGVWVGNASGLPMWDVSGVTGAAPIWQEVMQYLHQRQQTPQQIPVRPEGVVAQSIRYQDKIEAPRQEYFMAGTQQSLLVTAKSDDIDVAIRYPTPGMLVALDPDIPPQRQRVRFTADGLSHGTWRLDGKSLTSPVAFAKTVAGKNIPKGERVKPQQLAIDWMPWPGRHTLELLDEKNAVVDQVRFEVRGAVEKQSSNTPLSGIRSR from the coding sequence ATGTCAAAAGCGATCTTATATCCGCGTTGGCGACAGGCTTCTCAAGCCATCCGGCGCTTCGTGCTCGCCAGCCTGTTGCTGGCATGCGGTGCGACCTCGGTTCATGCGCTGCAAACATTTACGCAGGTGAAACACGAGTTCCGTAGCTCCGAAGCCAGTTTGCTGGATCGCAAAGGCGCGTTGCTGCAGCAAATCCGGCTGAATCCGAACGAGCGCCGTTTGTCATGGGTGGGCATTGAAGATGTTTCCCCGGCTTTACGGAACGCCTTGATCGCATCCGAAGACAGACACTTTTATCAGCATAGCGGCGTTGACTGGAACGCCGTTGCGGCAGCCGCATGGGGCAATCTATGGAACAGTAAAACCCGTGGCGCATCGACTATCACCATGCAACTGGCGGGATTACTGGACGACGATTTAAGACGTCGCAATGCACCGCGTACGATCAGCCAAAAAATGTCGCAAGTGGTGGTGGCGCAGCTGCTTGAGCATCGCTGGCGCAAAGATCAAATTCTCGAAGCTTATTTAAATCTGGTCAGTTTTCGCGGCGAGTTAGTGGGCATGCACGCTTTGTCCCGTGTGCTGTTTGACAAGCATCCGAGCGGTCTGGATCAGCGCGAAGCGGCGATTGCGGTAGCGCTGATTCGGGGGCCGAATGCCACACCGGCGCGGGTCGCCGAACGCGCCTGTCGTATCTTGACGGATCAGAATGCCGCAGCCGAATGCAAGGGACTGGCTGGCTTCACCTTGCTGGCATTGGCAAGGACCGGCTCCAACTCAGAAGTGATCGTGACCACGACTGCACCGCAATTAGCGCCCCATCTGGCGCGTAAATTACTAAAAATACCAGGGCAATCAGTGCGCTCCACGCTGGACGCCGGGGTGCAACGGTTTGCCAACGATGCACTGCGACGGCAGATGGCGTCGTTGGTGGAGCGGAATATCGAAGATGGCGCCATCATCGTGATCGACAATGCCAGCGGCGATGTGTTGGCATGGGTGGGGTCTAGCGGATCGTTTTCCAACGCCGCCAATGTCGATGGCGTGGTGGCATTGCGTCAGGCCGGATCAACCTTGAAGCCATTTTTATATGAAATCGCCATCGAGAAAAAATGGATGACCGCTGCGTCGATTTTAAACGATGCGCCCATCAATCTGCCGACCGCCAGCGGCTTATACATTCCTCAAAATTACGACAAGCAATTTAAGGGTCTGGTGAGCGTCCGGACAGCGCTAGGTTCGTCGTTGAATATTCCTGCAGTCCGCACGCTGGTGACGGTCACGCCGACGACCTTCTTTGATCGTTTGCAGCGACTCGGTTTTGGCCTTCGCGAATCGGGCGACTTTTATGGTTATAGTCTCGCACTAGGCAGCGCCGACGTCAGTTTGCTCGCGCTGACCAATGCCTATCGTGCGCTGGCCAATCAAGGCCGCTATAGCGGTATCCGCACGGCGCTGGCTGATGCACCTGTTCAGATGCGCAAGGTAATGTCGCCCGACGCCTCTTTTATCATCGGCGATATCTTGTCTGATCGCGGCGCGCGTAGCCGCACTTTCGGTTTAGAGAACGCGCTTTCGACGCGGGTCTGGGCGGCGGTCAAAACGGGTACCTCCAAAGACATGCGCGACAATTGGGCGGTCGGCTATTCGGACCGTTATACGGTCGGCGTCTGGGTCGGGAATGCCTCCGGGTTGCCGATGTGGGACGTCTCCGGGGTCACCGGCGCCGCGCCCATCTGGCAAGAGGTCATGCAATACCTGCATCAGCGTCAGCAGACACCCCAACAAATCCCGGTAAGGCCCGAAGGTGTGGTTGCGCAGAGTATTCGCTATCAGGACAAGATCGAAGCGCCGCGTCAGGAATATTTCATGGCGGGTACCCAACAAAGTCTGTTGGTGACCGCCAAATCGGACGATATCGACGTCGCGATACGCTACCCGACTCCCGGTATGTTGGTCGCGCTGGACCCTGATATCCCACCGCAGCGACAACGCGTGCGATTTACTGCGGACGGGTTATCGCATGGCACCTGGCGCCTCGATGGTAAATCGCTAACGTCACCGGTTGCGTTCGCTAAAACAGTCGCAGGAAAAAATATTCCAAAAGGAGAGCGCGTAAAACCGCAGCAGCTTGCAATCGATTGGATGCCATGGCCTGGCAGGCATACGTTGGAACTACTGGATGAAAAAAATGCGGTGGTCGATCAAGTCAGATTCGAGGTGCGCGGTGCAGTAGAAAAGCAATCGTCCAACACACCGCTTTCCGGAATACGAAGTCGTTAG
- a CDS encoding alpha-2-macroglobulin codes for MALALSLLCAPAAQAVSPGKVSSFSPQGDITQVRQVRVKFSEAAVKFGDPTAPIPFDITCKEAGSGRWADDKNWIYDFVRDVPPGTRCSFALKPDFTLLSGAGINGRKSFQFSTGGPAVVQMIPGGDAIDEEQIFILILNGPATSESVLKHVYCEAEGVHERIPVKLISGAPRKALLEQFADKINPDAVSTVQCQQRLPNDSAVRLTWDKGVMSASGIATTQPQVFKFQVRPSFTASVSCERENANAACAPILPLRILFTSPVSRKLAEAVTLKTANSKLTPFFEKTDTDDTVSQITFKPPFAEKAELSILLPDGFQDESGRALTNASTFPIKVRMADYPPLAKFPSAPFGIIELNADATLPVTLRSVETTMLARSADGKVNPGNVSNLKISDDQNIIAWLTKLNQYHETTITVGKKLVETRSIGLLAKQAGAKTLTLPPSPESKNGVRPFEVIGIPLKDPGFYVVELESQKLGLALLGKAAPMYVRTSALVTNLSVHVKIGRQNGAIWVTTLDNAKPVADADVRIADCRGTALWRGRTNKMGVAMVPEFPEDGCRSGRDSQPGQIDGLFVSARKTDEKGRADMAFALTSWNNGIESWRFNLPMDNDKSATVRAHTVFDRTLFRAGETASMKHVIRTETMQGFGLLAKDKLPTRVRITHQGSGQEFQFPLIWRDQKNAETVFAIPKEAKLGRYEVVLDSGVVNKDSSNDADGADDNESNDQDANGAGARSYSSGSFRVEEFRLPVLQGRITPPKILIAPTDVPLDVQLNYLNGGGAAGQAVHITSLLRAKAISFSAYDGYSFTAPSDGDSDNSNGIDDQKIVADKLPITLDKNGGGKTVIKDLPSINMPKELLTEMTYADPNGEIQTVSSVTPVWPSAVIVGLKAGEWISVKKKLTLTAVALNPAGQPQVGVPIEISGRSKQTNSHRKRMVGGFYAYENTRTSADLGTLCSGKTDARGLMICTVELSEAGNVELTARGKDGSGKVSQATSSVWVTKQGELWFDGENQDRIDILPEKKHYQAGETAKFQVRMPFRYATALVAIEREGIIETQVMQLSGQDPTFSLPVKASYGPNVFVSVLAVRGRMRDIPWYSFFTWGWKEPLNWWSEFKEYQAPGTTVDLAKPAYKFGIAEIMVGTAANQLAVTVKADHPSYAIRTTAKVTIQANLPNGKPAAGAEVAVAAVDEALLELEPNRSWDLLEAMLQRRSYGVETSTAQMQVVGKRHYGRKAIPAGGGGGKSPTRELFDTLLLWKPVIVLDANGQATIDVPLNDALTSFKIVAVAQSGVSLFGTGSVSIRSTQDLQLISGLPPLVREGDNFSALVTVRNTTTRAMQVHATANQSTASPVAPTMPPLPARDVNIPAGESRELVWQVTAPADVPQLKWEINAQEQGGAKVKDSIKFTQRVVPAVPVTVQQASLFQLDKAFSLQVQQPTDALPGRGGVAISLSPSLAGNSEGIRRYFIAYPFSCLEQQASRAIGLRDDGLWQKVMSGLPTYLDSDGLAYYYPPNESNARRGSDTLTAYLLAVTQESGFAIPQQSRDKMLDGLTAFVEGKITRDFWSPQKDLDVRKLAALEALSRYDRARPSMLGSIQLSPNLWPTSAVLDWINILQRVTGIPERSKRLAEADQILRARLNYQGTRMGFSTESSDYWWWLMAGGDVNATRLVLTVLNDPAWKDDMPKLINGAIQRQSRGHWATTTANVWGSLAMQKFAQKFETEKVAGVTKVALEQGTSAPNGQSAQSYNWPTAGGGALQLPWPASTTPATLKLNHIGAGAPWITVQSLAAVVLKKPFSSGYRINKTIVPIEQKEKGKYTRGDVFQINLTVDAQSDMTWVVVTDPIPAGATLLGSGLGRDSAISTTSERPSGSAWLAYEERSFEAFRSYYEYVPKGKFTMTYTFRINNPGDFSLPPTRVEAMYAPEMFGESPNPAWTVK; via the coding sequence GTGGCGCTTGCACTCTCACTTTTATGTGCGCCAGCAGCTCAAGCGGTCTCACCCGGCAAGGTGAGCAGTTTTTCTCCACAAGGCGACATTACGCAAGTCCGACAGGTGCGTGTGAAATTTTCTGAAGCCGCGGTCAAATTCGGCGATCCCACAGCCCCGATCCCGTTTGATATTACTTGCAAAGAAGCCGGTAGCGGACGTTGGGCCGACGACAAAAACTGGATTTACGATTTTGTCCGTGATGTGCCGCCCGGTACGCGTTGTTCTTTTGCGCTGAAACCAGACTTTACGTTGCTCTCCGGTGCGGGAATAAACGGTAGAAAAAGTTTCCAATTCAGCACCGGCGGTCCCGCCGTTGTTCAGATGATTCCCGGCGGAGACGCAATCGATGAGGAACAAATCTTCATCCTGATACTAAACGGCCCTGCCACCAGCGAGAGCGTGCTGAAGCACGTGTATTGTGAAGCGGAAGGGGTACACGAGCGGATTCCCGTTAAATTGATTAGCGGAGCACCTCGCAAGGCGCTGCTTGAGCAATTCGCCGACAAAATCAATCCGGATGCTGTTAGCACCGTCCAGTGTCAGCAGCGCCTGCCGAACGACAGCGCGGTTCGTCTGACATGGGATAAAGGTGTGATGTCAGCTTCCGGCATTGCAACGACCCAACCGCAAGTGTTCAAGTTTCAGGTGCGTCCCAGCTTTACTGCCAGCGTGAGTTGCGAGCGTGAAAATGCTAACGCCGCCTGCGCGCCTATTTTGCCGCTTCGTATTCTATTCACCTCGCCGGTATCACGTAAGCTGGCTGAAGCCGTAACGCTGAAAACTGCGAACAGCAAACTAACGCCTTTTTTTGAGAAAACGGATACCGATGACACCGTTTCCCAGATCACGTTTAAACCGCCATTTGCAGAAAAAGCAGAACTGTCCATCCTGTTGCCCGATGGGTTTCAGGATGAGAGCGGCCGTGCCTTAACGAACGCCAGTACATTCCCGATCAAAGTCCGCATGGCTGACTATCCGCCGCTGGCCAAATTTCCGTCAGCGCCATTTGGCATCATTGAGCTCAATGCCGATGCCACGTTACCGGTCACGTTGCGCAGCGTCGAAACCACTATGCTGGCACGTAGCGCAGATGGGAAAGTCAATCCCGGCAATGTCAGTAATCTCAAAATCAGCGACGATCAAAACATCATTGCGTGGTTAACCAAGCTCAACCAGTATCACGAAACGACGATTACAGTCGGTAAAAAACTGGTCGAAACGCGCAGTATTGGATTGCTGGCAAAACAAGCTGGTGCCAAAACGTTGACCTTGCCGCCATCCCCCGAATCTAAAAATGGCGTCCGACCATTCGAAGTCATCGGGATTCCGCTAAAAGATCCCGGGTTTTATGTGGTTGAACTCGAATCGCAGAAATTGGGTCTTGCCCTGTTAGGCAAGGCTGCGCCGATGTATGTGCGCACCAGTGCGCTAGTCACCAATTTGTCGGTCCACGTCAAGATAGGCCGACAAAACGGCGCGATCTGGGTGACAACCCTTGACAATGCCAAACCAGTCGCGGATGCCGATGTCAGAATTGCCGATTGTCGTGGTACCGCGCTATGGCGCGGAAGAACCAACAAGATGGGCGTTGCCATGGTGCCGGAATTTCCAGAAGATGGATGCCGCAGCGGCCGGGACAGTCAGCCAGGACAAATTGACGGGCTGTTTGTCAGCGCCCGCAAGACCGACGAAAAAGGGCGCGCCGATATGGCCTTCGCCTTAACATCCTGGAACAACGGAATTGAATCCTGGCGTTTCAATTTGCCGATGGATAACGACAAATCGGCGACGGTGCGCGCGCATACGGTATTCGACCGCACCCTGTTCCGCGCCGGAGAAACCGCATCGATGAAGCATGTCATTCGGACTGAAACCATGCAAGGTTTCGGTTTGCTAGCCAAAGATAAGTTGCCAACCCGGGTTCGCATCACCCATCAAGGCAGCGGTCAGGAGTTTCAATTCCCCCTGATCTGGCGTGATCAGAAAAATGCCGAGACTGTATTTGCTATTCCTAAAGAGGCTAAACTTGGACGCTATGAGGTTGTGTTGGATAGTGGAGTAGTAAATAAGGATAGCAGCAACGACGCTGACGGCGCTGACGATAACGAGAGTAATGATCAGGATGCGAACGGCGCCGGAGCGCGCAGTTACAGCAGCGGTAGCTTTCGGGTTGAAGAGTTTCGCCTACCTGTTTTACAAGGGCGAATTACGCCGCCGAAAATCCTCATAGCGCCAACCGATGTTCCGCTTGATGTGCAACTAAATTACCTCAACGGCGGTGGTGCCGCGGGACAAGCGGTGCATATCACCAGTCTGTTACGGGCCAAAGCGATCAGCTTTTCTGCCTATGATGGCTATTCTTTTACCGCGCCCAGCGATGGTGACAGCGATAATTCTAACGGCATTGATGATCAGAAAATTGTAGCCGACAAGTTACCCATAACACTGGATAAAAACGGTGGAGGCAAAACGGTCATAAAAGACCTGCCCAGTATTAATATGCCGAAGGAACTCCTGACCGAGATGACCTACGCCGATCCCAATGGCGAGATTCAGACGGTATCCAGCGTCACGCCGGTCTGGCCCTCAGCGGTGATCGTCGGTTTGAAAGCAGGCGAATGGATATCGGTGAAGAAAAAATTGACCTTAACCGCGGTTGCACTTAATCCGGCGGGTCAGCCACAAGTCGGGGTTCCAATTGAAATCAGTGGTCGTTCCAAGCAAACCAACTCGCATCGCAAACGTATGGTGGGCGGCTTTTATGCCTATGAAAATACCAGAACCAGTGCGGATCTGGGGACGCTATGCTCGGGTAAAACCGATGCCCGTGGATTGATGATCTGTACCGTCGAATTATCAGAAGCCGGGAACGTCGAATTGACCGCCAGGGGCAAGGATGGCAGCGGCAAAGTATCGCAGGCCACCAGTTCGGTGTGGGTCACAAAGCAGGGCGAGCTGTGGTTCGACGGCGAGAATCAGGATCGCATCGATATTTTGCCGGAGAAAAAACATTATCAAGCGGGTGAAACAGCCAAGTTTCAGGTGCGCATGCCATTTCGTTACGCAACGGCGTTGGTTGCCATCGAGCGCGAAGGCATCATCGAAACCCAGGTCATGCAGCTAAGTGGACAAGACCCGACCTTTAGTCTTCCAGTGAAAGCCAGTTACGGTCCCAATGTGTTCGTGTCGGTATTGGCGGTGAGAGGCCGCATGCGGGATATTCCCTGGTACTCATTTTTTACATGGGGATGGAAAGAACCGTTGAACTGGTGGAGTGAGTTCAAGGAATATCAAGCACCCGGTACCACCGTTGACCTCGCCAAGCCGGCCTACAAGTTCGGCATCGCAGAAATCATGGTGGGAACGGCAGCCAACCAGTTGGCAGTAACGGTGAAAGCCGACCATCCAAGTTATGCCATTCGCACGACCGCCAAAGTAACGATCCAGGCCAATCTGCCAAACGGCAAACCGGCCGCAGGGGCAGAAGTTGCCGTGGCAGCGGTCGATGAAGCGTTGCTGGAACTGGAGCCGAACCGCAGCTGGGATTTATTGGAGGCGATGCTGCAACGTCGCAGTTATGGGGTCGAAACCTCGACGGCGCAAATGCAGGTAGTCGGCAAGCGCCACTATGGTCGTAAGGCCATTCCTGCAGGCGGCGGTGGCGGCAAATCACCCACGCGGGAACTGTTCGACACCCTGTTACTGTGGAAGCCAGTCATTGTGCTGGACGCCAATGGGCAAGCGACGATTGATGTGCCCTTGAACGATGCCTTGACCAGTTTCAAGATCGTTGCCGTAGCGCAAAGCGGTGTCAGCCTGTTCGGCACCGGATCGGTGAGTATTCGCTCAACGCAAGACCTGCAATTGATTTCCGGCTTGCCGCCGCTGGTACGCGAAGGCGATAATTTTAGCGCATTGGTAACTGTGCGGAATACGACAACACGGGCGATGCAGGTCCATGCCACTGCCAACCAGTCAACGGCCTCGCCAGTAGCGCCAACCATGCCACCGCTACCAGCCAGGGATGTCAATATTCCGGCAGGCGAGTCACGCGAGCTGGTGTGGCAAGTCACAGCGCCGGCAGACGTCCCGCAACTAAAATGGGAAATTAACGCGCAGGAGCAGGGCGGCGCTAAGGTCAAAGATAGTATTAAATTCACGCAGCGGGTAGTGCCCGCTGTGCCGGTAACGGTGCAGCAAGCGAGCCTGTTTCAGCTCGATAAGGCATTTTCTCTTCAGGTGCAGCAACCAACGGATGCGTTACCAGGGCGCGGTGGCGTGGCGATCTCGTTGTCGCCGTCGCTTGCGGGTAACAGTGAAGGAATACGACGTTACTTTATTGCGTATCCATTCTCTTGCCTTGAGCAGCAGGCCTCGCGTGCAATCGGTTTGCGGGACGATGGGTTATGGCAAAAAGTGATGAGCGGCTTGCCGACCTATCTCGATAGTGACGGCCTGGCCTATTACTACCCGCCGAATGAAAGTAACGCGCGCCGTGGAAGTGATACGTTAACGGCTTATTTATTGGCAGTCACGCAGGAATCCGGATTCGCCATTCCGCAGCAAAGCCGCGACAAAATGCTGGATGGATTAACCGCGTTTGTTGAGGGAAAAATTACCCGGGATTTCTGGTCGCCGCAAAAAGATCTGGACGTGCGTAAATTGGCGGCATTAGAGGCACTCTCCCGCTATGACCGCGCGCGCCCGTCTATGCTCGGTTCGATTCAGTTATCGCCAAATCTATGGCCGACCTCAGCGGTGCTCGACTGGATCAATATTTTACAGCGCGTCACAGGCATTCCCGAGCGGTCAAAGCGTTTAGCCGAAGCAGATCAAATACTCCGCGCCAGACTGAACTATCAGGGCACCCGAATGGGCTTTTCTACGGAGAGCAGCGATTATTGGTGGTGGTTAATGGCGGGCGGCGATGTTAACGCAACCCGGCTCGTGCTGACCGTACTTAACGATCCAGCGTGGAAAGACGATATGCCAAAATTGATCAATGGCGCGATTCAACGACAGTCCCGAGGGCATTGGGCAACTACCACGGCGAACGTATGGGGAAGTCTTGCGATGCAGAAATTTGCGCAAAAATTTGAAACCGAAAAAGTGGCAGGCGTGACCAAAGTGGCGCTTGAGCAGGGAACCAGCGCACCGAACGGACAGAGCGCTCAAAGTTATAACTGGCCCACAGCAGGTGGCGGCGCATTGCAATTGCCATGGCCTGCATCAACAACCCCTGCGACGTTAAAGCTTAATCATATTGGAGCAGGCGCGCCTTGGATCACCGTCCAAAGTTTGGCGGCGGTTGTGCTGAAGAAGCCATTTTCTAGTGGATATCGGATCAATAAAACCATCGTCCCGATCGAACAAAAGGAGAAGGGGAAATACACCCGCGGGGATGTTTTTCAGATCAACCTGACAGTGGATGCCCAGAGCGATATGACCTGGGTTGTCGTCACCGATCCCATTCCGGCCGGTGCGACCTTACTTGGGTCCGGGCTGGGCCGCGACTCCGCCATTTCCACCACCAGCGAACGGCCGAGCGGCAGCGCGTGGCTGGCGTATGAAGAGCGCAGTTTTGAAGCATTCCGAAGTTATTACGAGTATGTGCCCAAGGGGAAGTTTACGATGACCTATACCTTCCGCATTAACAATCCCGGTGACTTCAGTTTACCGCCAACGCGGGTTGAAGCAATGTACGCGCCGGAAATGTTTGGTGAAAGTCCAAATCCGGCATGGACGGTCAAATAA
- the aceB gene encoding malate synthase A encodes MTQLTLPAGLEINGKIQAGYEEILTPDALALVLKLSRTFEARRQELLAVRVERAARLDAGERPDFLADTAHIRNGDWKIAPIPQALECRRVEITGPVERKMVINAFNSGADSYMTDFEDSNSPVWDNQITGQINLRDAIRKTISLEQNGKSYKLNDKVATLVVRPRGWHLDEKHVLVDGKRVSGGIFDFALFMFHNAKEQLARGAGPYFYLPKLESHLEARLWNDIFVMTQNELGLPQGTIKATVLIETILAAFEMDEILYELREHSAGLNAGRWDYIFSCIKKFKLDKDFCLADRAKVTMTAPFMRSYALLLLKTCHKRNAPAIGGMAALIPIKNDPEKNDIAMGGVRTDKARDATDGYDGGWVAHPGLVELSMAEFKKVLGDKPNQISKQRDDVNVTAAELLDFKPEAPITEAGLRYNINVGIHYLGAWLSGNGCVPIHNLMEDAATAEISRAQVWQWIRSTKGVLDNGKKVTAEMVVAMIPEELAKVKELVGNGATYDRAAKIFEEMSTSSSFAEFLTLPLYEEI; translated from the coding sequence ATGACACAACTGACACTACCAGCAGGGCTAGAAATTAACGGCAAGATCCAGGCTGGATACGAAGAAATTCTGACACCGGACGCACTTGCATTGGTCTTGAAGCTAAGCCGGACCTTTGAAGCACGCCGTCAGGAATTGCTGGCTGTCCGGGTCGAGCGCGCCGCCCGTCTTGACGCTGGTGAGCGTCCAGACTTTCTGGCCGATACTGCACATATCCGCAATGGCGACTGGAAAATTGCGCCGATTCCGCAGGCACTGGAATGCCGCCGCGTAGAAATTACCGGCCCGGTTGAACGCAAGATGGTAATCAACGCCTTCAATTCTGGCGCTGACAGCTACATGACGGACTTTGAAGATTCAAACTCGCCAGTCTGGGATAACCAGATTACTGGCCAGATCAATTTGCGTGATGCGATTCGCAAGACAATTTCGCTGGAACAAAACGGCAAATCATACAAACTGAACGACAAAGTGGCGACACTGGTTGTGCGTCCACGTGGTTGGCATCTGGATGAAAAACACGTATTGGTCGATGGCAAACGTGTCTCAGGCGGTATTTTTGACTTCGCCTTGTTCATGTTCCATAACGCCAAAGAACAATTGGCGCGCGGTGCTGGTCCTTACTTCTACTTGCCGAAGCTGGAATCTCATCTGGAAGCGCGCTTGTGGAATGATATTTTCGTCATGACACAAAACGAGTTGGGTCTGCCACAAGGCACAATTAAAGCGACTGTCTTGATCGAGACCATTCTGGCCGCGTTCGAAATGGATGAAATCCTTTACGAACTGCGTGAACATAGCGCCGGTCTGAACGCTGGTCGTTGGGATTACATCTTTTCGTGCATCAAGAAATTTAAACTCGACAAAGACTTCTGTCTGGCCGACCGCGCTAAAGTCACCATGACAGCGCCGTTCATGCGCTCTTATGCGTTGTTGCTGTTAAAGACTTGCCACAAGCGCAATGCGCCGGCAATCGGCGGTATGGCCGCGCTGATCCCTATCAAAAACGATCCGGAGAAAAACGACATCGCTATGGGTGGCGTTCGTACCGACAAGGCACGCGACGCAACTGACGGCTATGACGGCGGTTGGGTAGCGCATCCGGGTCTGGTCGAGTTGTCGATGGCTGAGTTCAAAAAAGTCCTGGGCGATAAGCCTAACCAAATCAGCAAGCAACGTGACGACGTCAATGTCACAGCAGCTGAATTGCTGGACTTTAAGCCAGAAGCCCCGATCACCGAAGCCGGTTTGCGTTACAACATCAACGTCGGTATTCATTACCTTGGTGCCTGGTTATCCGGTAATGGTTGCGTTCCGATCCATAACTTGATGGAAGACGCTGCAACGGCCGAAATCAGCCGTGCGCAAGTCTGGCAATGGATCCGTTCAACCAAAGGTGTACTCGATAACGGCAAAAAAGTGACCGCCGAAATGGTGGTTGCGATGATTCCGGAAGAACTCGCCAAGGTGAAAGAATTGGTCGGTAACGGTGCAACCTATGACCGCGCGGCCAAAATATTCGAAGAAATGTCGACATCGTCGTCTTTCGCCGAATTCCTGACATTGCCACTGTACGAAGAAATCTAA
- a CDS encoding LysR family transcriptional regulator: protein MDQFKQISTFVEIAAKGSLSAAARAEGIAPAMIGRRLDALEERLGVKLLQRTTRKIALTNEGEAFLEDCQRILSDLEDAESAVSERSAHASGHLLISAPAGFGRQHVAPLMPSFLAEHRDVTLTLNLNDRVVDLIGEGVDVAIRIASLSDSTLIGTKLADNKRIVVASPAYIKRHGKPQSLDDLSRHNCLAMSGDASQRGWTFRQNGKVVTIKVAGNLFCNDGQVLHDWAIHGKGLAWRSMWEVGTEIESGQLVSVLDEFAAPGNDIYAVFAQRRHLPLRIRAFVDFLRRAYMQADYWRKG from the coding sequence ATGGACCAATTTAAGCAAATTTCTACTTTTGTGGAAATCGCTGCCAAGGGCAGTCTCTCCGCGGCCGCGCGTGCCGAAGGCATCGCACCTGCCATGATAGGGCGTCGCCTCGATGCCTTGGAGGAGCGTCTGGGAGTCAAACTGCTTCAACGCACGACCCGCAAAATCGCGCTGACCAATGAAGGCGAGGCCTTTTTGGAGGATTGCCAGCGCATTTTGTCCGATCTTGAAGATGCTGAATCTGCGGTCTCCGAGCGCAGCGCTCATGCCAGCGGACATTTGCTGATTTCCGCACCTGCGGGCTTTGGTCGTCAGCACGTCGCACCGTTGATGCCGTCCTTTTTAGCCGAGCACCGCGACGTCACACTTACCCTGAATCTCAATGATCGCGTGGTCGATTTGATTGGTGAAGGGGTGGATGTCGCCATTCGCATCGCTTCACTATCGGACTCGACGCTGATCGGTACCAAACTGGCCGATAACAAGCGCATCGTCGTTGCGTCGCCTGCTTACATCAAACGGCATGGCAAACCGCAATCGCTGGACGACTTGTCCAGGCACAATTGTCTCGCCATGAGCGGTGATGCCAGCCAGCGCGGTTGGACTTTTCGTCAAAATGGCAAAGTCGTGACCATTAAAGTCGCGGGGAATCTGTTTTGCAATGACGGTCAGGTATTGCATGACTGGGCGATCCACGGCAAAGGTCTGGCGTGGCGTTCAATGTGGGAAGTTGGCACTGAGATCGAATCGGGCCAATTAGTGAGCGTGTTGGACGAATTTGCAGCACCCGGCAACGATATCTATGCGGTATTTGCGCAACGGCGACATTTGCCACTGCGCATACGGGCCTTCGTCGATTTTTTACGCCGCGCTTATATGCAAGCGGATTATTGGCGAAAAGGTTAG
- a CDS encoding TIGR02450 family Trp-rich protein has product MHPQADSQLNAKKLLLSKWTATSPSNKEKHFLVTKVISPEAPATEIDLIELEAVHSGRRFSLRWRELTDRCRWLQGWQ; this is encoded by the coding sequence ATGCATCCTCAGGCTGACTCTCAACTTAACGCGAAAAAACTGTTGCTCAGCAAATGGACTGCCACGTCTCCCAGTAACAAGGAGAAGCATTTTCTGGTCACGAAAGTCATATCGCCGGAGGCGCCCGCCACAGAAATCGATCTCATCGAACTGGAGGCAGTTCATTCGGGGCGACGATTTTCTTTGCGCTGGCGTGAGTTGACTGATCGATGCCGGTGGCTGCAAGGCTGGCAGTAA